From Phaeocystidibacter marisrubri, the proteins below share one genomic window:
- a CDS encoding toxin-antitoxin system YwqK family antitoxin, with protein sequence MKKFALAFGFILSIGLSAQPDTLLLPDHINQENRKGERVGTWVDLHSNMCVSTITEYVDGKIDGFRIMFTDRGQMLSQELFSEGKLNGLQRYYDQRGNLVRELTFEEGVKNGVEWEYYPGHFTLKQSFSWKDGVKNGESVWYYPGGGPSARYMYVDGEIEGEVIYYYEDGTVKQVSDYVAGKRTGFHETRYPNGNKKEVGEYYENQQVGTWYFYSEEGELIRTEEHKAKD encoded by the coding sequence ATGAAGAAGTTCGCACTAGCATTCGGATTTATCCTCTCCATTGGACTTTCCGCTCAACCTGATACGCTTCTGCTTCCCGACCACATCAATCAGGAGAACAGGAAGGGAGAACGCGTAGGGACATGGGTAGATTTACATTCCAACATGTGCGTAAGTACCATCACCGAATATGTAGATGGTAAGATTGATGGATTCCGCATTATGTTCACCGATCGAGGACAAATGTTGTCGCAAGAACTATTTTCAGAAGGCAAGTTGAATGGCCTTCAACGCTATTACGATCAGAGGGGAAATCTCGTACGCGAACTCACCTTTGAGGAGGGTGTAAAGAATGGAGTGGAGTGGGAGTATTATCCTGGACACTTCACGCTTAAGCAGTCGTTTTCTTGGAAGGATGGCGTAAAGAATGGAGAGTCGGTTTGGTACTATCCAGGAGGTGGACCGAGCGCGCGATACATGTACGTGGATGGCGAGATTGAAGGAGAGGTAATTTATTACTACGAGGATGGTACTGTGAAGCAAGTTTCAGATTATGTGGCTGGCAAGCGAACCGGATTCCATGAAACGCGTTATCCTAATGGAAATAAAAAGGAAGTTGGAGAGTATTATGAGAACCAGCAAGTAGGAACTTGGTACTTTTACAGCGAAGAAGGAGAGCTCATTCGAACAGAAGAGCACAAAGCAAAAGACTAA
- the bshA gene encoding N-acetyl-alpha-D-glucosaminyl L-malate synthase BshA — translation MIIGIVCYPTFGGSGVVATELGAVLAKKGHKVHFITYNQPVRLDILEENIYYHEVNVHDYPLFQYQPYELALSSKMVDTVLNEGIEILHVHYAIPHAYAAYMAKKILADKGIHIPVVTTLHGTDITLVGRNPSYKPAVTFSINHSDYVTSVSEDLKRETLKFFVVRKDIEVIPNFIDLSLYNNAKRCNRAGLAHEGQKIITHISNFRKVKRIMDVVEIFAKVHETVPSRLVMIGDGPERERAEDKAKDLGVSEDVLFLGKTNEVERILCMSDLFLLPSETESFGLAALEAMAAKVPVISSNAGGLTEVNMHGVTGYTANVGDVKTMAKYATEILTDDAKHAEMSMAAYRQAETFSIDRITPKYEELYERALKNVTPLV, via the coding sequence ATGATAATCGGGATTGTTTGTTACCCAACCTTTGGAGGATCGGGTGTTGTGGCTACAGAACTAGGTGCTGTACTTGCCAAGAAAGGACACAAGGTTCACTTCATCACATATAATCAGCCTGTTCGATTGGACATTCTGGAGGAGAATATTTACTATCATGAGGTGAATGTTCACGATTATCCATTGTTCCAATACCAGCCTTATGAGCTTGCGCTCTCCAGCAAGATGGTAGATACCGTATTGAATGAAGGGATTGAAATTCTCCACGTTCACTATGCTATCCCACATGCATATGCAGCCTACATGGCAAAGAAGATTTTGGCAGATAAGGGAATCCACATTCCAGTGGTTACCACCTTGCACGGAACGGATATTACATTGGTGGGAAGAAATCCATCGTACAAGCCAGCTGTTACCTTTTCCATTAATCACTCCGATTATGTGACTTCAGTGTCTGAAGACTTGAAGCGCGAAACTTTGAAATTCTTCGTGGTTCGCAAGGATATTGAAGTCATTCCAAACTTCATTGATCTCAGTTTGTACAACAACGCCAAGCGATGCAATAGAGCAGGGCTAGCACATGAAGGTCAGAAGATCATCACCCATATATCCAACTTTAGAAAGGTGAAACGCATCATGGATGTGGTGGAAATCTTTGCCAAAGTGCATGAGACGGTTCCATCTCGACTGGTGATGATAGGTGACGGTCCAGAGCGCGAACGCGCCGAAGATAAGGCCAAGGATTTAGGTGTTTCTGAAGATGTTCTCTTCTTGGGTAAGACCAATGAAGTGGAGCGAATACTTTGCATGAGTGACCTCTTCTTACTCCCTTCAGAAACAGAGAGTTTTGGTTTGGCAGCATTGGAAGCCATGGCCGCAAAAGTTCCAGTTATCTCGTCAAACGCCGGAGGTCTCACAGAGGTGAATATGCACGGTGTGACTGGGTATACCGCCAATGTAGGAGATGTAAAGACGATGGCTAAATACGCCACAGAAATACTAACGGATGACGCCAAGCATGCGGAAATGAGCATGGCTGCGTATCGTCAAGCAGAGACCTTCAGCATTGATCGCATTACGCCGAAGTACGAAGAGTTGTACGAAAGAGCATTAAAGAACGTAACGCCGTTGGTTTAA
- a CDS encoding translation initiation factor — MSKRSKRHTNDEDGIVYSTNPGATFGDLFADLRGEDNDSQDFTLEVHISKKGRAGKIATLVMGHPGTEDEVKSLAKDLRSHCGVGGSVKDGEILLQGAVRDKVMAYLEDHGYKTKRVGG, encoded by the coding sequence ATGAGTAAAAGATCAAAACGTCATACAAACGACGAAGACGGAATTGTTTATTCGACAAATCCAGGCGCAACCTTTGGCGACCTCTTTGCAGATTTGCGAGGAGAGGACAATGATAGTCAGGATTTTACCTTAGAAGTCCACATTTCCAAAAAGGGAAGAGCAGGAAAAATAGCCACGCTCGTGATGGGGCATCCCGGAACAGAAGATGAAGTAAAGTCGCTCGCTAAAGACCTTCGTTCACATTGTGGCGTGGGAGGTAGCGTAAAAGATGGAGAAATCCTCCTTCAAGGAGCTGTACGCGATAAAGTAATGGCCTATTTAGAAGACCATGGATACAAAACGAAACGCGTTGGCGGTTAA
- a CDS encoding TrmH family RNA methyltransferase, with protein sequence MKELNSIQNPTVKKVVSYIEKSRDRKKDAVFVVEGLRENARAIQTGLSPKWLFYSSEFLNENKMRDLIEYREPDALVHECSEAVFEKISFRSGVPNVVGVYPRIDKSLAELEPKEKAFYLIVESVEKPGNLGAILRTANAAKVDAVIVANGVVDVFHPHVVRNSLGGFFDVPVVSASNDEISDFLSSHNIPCFVTYLEGAVPHFECDFREASAIVMGAEDTGVSQHWIDVADALVKIPMSGVVDSLNVSVAAGIMLFEVVRQRS encoded by the coding sequence ATGAAAGAGCTAAATAGTATTCAGAATCCTACGGTTAAGAAGGTTGTTTCTTATATTGAAAAGTCTCGCGACCGCAAGAAGGATGCGGTTTTTGTTGTTGAAGGATTGAGAGAAAACGCTCGTGCCATTCAAACGGGATTGAGTCCGAAGTGGCTCTTTTATTCCAGTGAGTTTCTCAATGAAAACAAGATGAGAGACCTAATTGAGTACAGGGAGCCTGACGCATTGGTTCACGAGTGCTCAGAAGCCGTATTTGAAAAGATTTCATTTCGCTCTGGAGTGCCCAATGTAGTGGGGGTTTATCCTCGAATTGACAAGAGTTTGGCCGAGTTGGAACCAAAGGAGAAAGCCTTCTATTTGATTGTTGAATCGGTAGAAAAGCCAGGAAATTTAGGGGCGATTCTTCGCACGGCAAACGCGGCCAAAGTGGATGCTGTGATAGTGGCTAATGGGGTGGTGGATGTCTTTCATCCCCATGTGGTTAGAAATAGTCTAGGAGGCTTCTTTGATGTTCCCGTAGTCAGTGCGAGCAATGATGAAATTAGTGACTTTCTTTCTTCCCATAACATTCCGTGTTTCGTTACCTATTTGGAAGGTGCGGTGCCACATTTTGAATGCGACTTTAGAGAAGCTTCTGCCATTGTGATGGGAGCTGAAGATACAGGTGTTTCCCAACATTGGATCGACGTGGCAGATGCTTTGGTAAAGATTCCGATGAGTGGAGTAGTGGATAGCTTGAACGTAAGTGTTGCTGCGGGAATCATGCTTTTTGAAGTGGTTCGCCAAAGAAGCTAA
- a CDS encoding sigma-70 family RNA polymerase sigma factor, with protein sequence MNPQKRASEWVDTYGDLLFRFAYQRTGSKEIAEDLVQDTLLSAFKSLDSFEERASDKTWLMRILRNKIIDHYRKTRTRQSEDDVSVKKEVSISSYFDESGGWNGEHMPHESWDDQPDGELENSQLKSALERCIDNLKGKGASAFRMKYIEDEESEEICKVLDITSSNYWVLIHRAKLQLRDCLDQSYFNELKKFEAQ encoded by the coding sequence TTGAATCCTCAAAAACGTGCCAGTGAATGGGTTGACACCTATGGAGACTTGCTTTTTCGCTTTGCTTATCAACGAACGGGAAGTAAGGAAATAGCAGAAGATCTCGTTCAGGACACCTTGCTCAGTGCCTTTAAATCTCTCGATAGTTTTGAAGAGCGCGCTTCGGATAAAACTTGGTTGATGCGCATTCTCAGAAACAAAATCATCGATCACTACCGAAAGACGCGTACTCGTCAAAGTGAGGATGATGTCTCCGTTAAAAAAGAAGTCAGTATCAGCTCCTATTTCGATGAAAGCGGCGGTTGGAACGGCGAACACATGCCCCATGAAAGTTGGGATGACCAACCCGATGGTGAATTGGAAAATTCTCAATTGAAAAGCGCACTCGAAAGGTGCATAGACAACCTGAAAGGTAAAGGGGCTTCAGCTTTCCGAATGAAGTATATAGAAGATGAAGAATCTGAGGAGATTTGTAAGGTACTTGATATCACCTCGTCCAATTATTGGGTTTTAATCCACCGCGCCAAATTGCAACTAAGAGACTGCCTTGACCAATCGTATTTCAATGAATTGAAAAAATTCGAAGCCCAATAA